One window of the Catenulispora sp. MAP5-51 genome contains the following:
- a CDS encoding AAA family ATPase, translating into MGKTVGTQAASRDPVGGAAHAQGFAFVGREHELATLLSALHQAPAVVLVGGEAGIGKSRLVAEAKKVLVAAGGRVLTGYCHPLREPSPYGPIIDALREAAEWLRSVVDIPRSAGVLAPLLPDLADRLPEPPTRVADTRALVDGLHSLLSLLGPATLVVEDMHWADDATREMLLLLTRDMPAALSLVLTFRNEDLPLGRPLLGAAYRRQPGTTGITIEVEPLTERSVHQLARQALGPGATPELSGVLYQRCEGVPLVVEEDLITLAENRHHRARAGGSDMIADLQHAELPHSLREAFTERLTALSPAATAIAEAAAVIGVEANEDLLAQVADLDPEQGSLGITEALRAAVLQESGIARYSFRHMLAQQASYQQIPGPRRVTLHRRAIEVMEAQDPPPLVQIAHHTLQTGDTSAWLERAEAAADQATAVGDVGTAATLLNRVLETAGLDRDVRSRAALALAAIVVNGVDYATSAATLRRILADPQLPTPARGEIRLSLGMLMTNHAGDRRGSEEIERSLDELAERPDRAVRAMAALVMNERAGGPKQAWIWMNRAEAALSRTHEPGVRAAVQATRLSLLAREADPDVWALVDQMPRHSDDQEVVRQTARALCNVGEVAIELGHDRRAAQILAEGIELGRRTGFPHIECYCRNSLLRLAAQSGKWADIDERYTALANEYPDTVLVRSDRALTLGQVAAARGQRSRALQLFKDAAVLGETEPQVTVAVRAAAGLARMRLADDEPQDAWAIAAAALETLRSAAAWVRSTGLIPVAVKAALGCGQRCVAEDLVLEGESAIAGAVTPAAVAELHIARGTLMGVNDPVSAAQSFERARLQFADIGRPYDVALAGEQLGVALAAAGDGQAAVHLQEALSGFDALGATHDFARCQRTMYELGLAGPVRRGRRGYGDRLSPREQQVAELLAQGATNQDIAQALFLSPRTVETHVARVLKKLGATRGNVADALRNAGPKK; encoded by the coding sequence ATGGGAAAAACGGTCGGCACGCAGGCCGCCTCCCGAGATCCCGTTGGTGGTGCGGCACACGCCCAGGGATTCGCGTTCGTAGGGCGCGAGCACGAGCTTGCAACGCTGTTGTCCGCACTTCACCAGGCGCCGGCCGTTGTGCTGGTCGGGGGCGAGGCCGGCATCGGTAAGTCGCGGCTCGTCGCCGAGGCGAAGAAGGTGCTGGTCGCAGCTGGCGGCCGGGTACTGACCGGCTACTGCCACCCGCTGCGTGAACCGTCTCCCTATGGGCCCATAATCGACGCGCTGCGTGAAGCGGCGGAGTGGCTGCGGTCGGTGGTAGACATCCCGCGCAGCGCCGGTGTCCTTGCCCCGCTGCTCCCAGACCTGGCAGATCGGCTGCCGGAGCCTCCGACTCGTGTTGCCGACACTCGTGCGTTGGTGGACGGTCTGCACTCACTCCTGAGCTTGCTTGGCCCGGCGACGCTGGTAGTCGAGGACATGCACTGGGCTGACGACGCAACGCGCGAGATGCTGCTACTCCTTACTCGTGACATGCCCGCAGCTTTGAGCCTGGTACTGACCTTTCGCAACGAAGACCTGCCTCTCGGCAGACCCTTGCTGGGGGCTGCCTACCGGCGCCAGCCAGGGACTACCGGGATCACCATCGAGGTCGAACCACTGACAGAGCGGTCCGTCCATCAACTGGCGCGCCAGGCCCTGGGACCTGGTGCCACGCCCGAGCTGAGCGGAGTCCTGTATCAACGCTGCGAGGGAGTGCCGCTTGTCGTTGAGGAAGACCTGATCACGCTGGCCGAGAACCGCCACCACCGTGCCCGGGCCGGCGGTTCCGACATGATCGCCGACCTTCAGCACGCCGAGCTGCCACACTCTTTGCGCGAAGCGTTCACTGAACGGTTGACCGCTTTGTCGCCAGCGGCGACGGCCATAGCCGAAGCCGCCGCAGTCATCGGCGTCGAGGCGAATGAGGATCTCCTCGCTCAGGTCGCCGACCTGGACCCGGAGCAGGGCTCCCTGGGCATCACCGAGGCTTTGCGGGCCGCCGTTCTCCAAGAGAGCGGCATAGCGCGTTACAGTTTTCGGCACATGCTCGCTCAGCAGGCTTCCTATCAGCAGATACCAGGCCCGCGTCGCGTCACGCTGCACCGGCGTGCGATCGAGGTCATGGAAGCCCAGGATCCGCCGCCGTTGGTGCAGATCGCCCACCACACTCTTCAAACCGGTGACACCAGTGCGTGGCTGGAACGGGCCGAGGCGGCCGCCGACCAGGCGACGGCGGTCGGAGACGTCGGCACCGCCGCCACGCTACTCAATCGCGTCCTCGAAACGGCCGGACTGGACAGAGACGTCCGCTCACGTGCTGCACTGGCCCTGGCTGCCATCGTAGTCAACGGTGTCGACTATGCGACCAGCGCTGCCACGCTTCGCCGGATTCTTGCCGACCCGCAGCTTCCAACCCCCGCGCGCGGCGAAATCCGGCTGTCGCTGGGAATGCTGATGACTAACCACGCCGGTGACCGCCGCGGCAGCGAGGAGATTGAGCGGTCACTCGACGAGCTCGCTGAACGCCCCGACCGTGCTGTACGCGCTATGGCCGCGCTCGTCATGAACGAACGTGCGGGCGGTCCGAAGCAGGCGTGGATCTGGATGAACCGGGCTGAAGCCGCGCTCTCGCGAACCCACGAGCCGGGCGTGCGCGCCGCGGTGCAGGCCACCCGGCTCTCCCTGCTCGCGCGAGAAGCCGATCCGGATGTGTGGGCGCTGGTCGACCAGATGCCCCGGCATTCAGACGACCAGGAAGTCGTCCGGCAGACAGCGCGAGCGCTCTGCAACGTCGGCGAGGTCGCTATCGAGCTCGGTCACGACCGGCGCGCGGCTCAGATACTGGCCGAAGGCATTGAATTAGGGCGCCGCACTGGGTTCCCGCATATCGAGTGCTACTGCCGAAACTCGCTGCTGCGCCTGGCCGCCCAGTCCGGTAAATGGGCTGATATAGATGAACGCTACACGGCCTTGGCCAATGAGTATCCGGATACCGTCTTGGTGCGGTCTGACAGAGCACTCACGCTCGGACAAGTGGCAGCAGCGCGCGGACAGCGGAGCCGCGCCTTGCAACTCTTCAAGGACGCCGCAGTATTGGGGGAGACCGAGCCACAGGTGACTGTCGCGGTGCGCGCCGCCGCAGGGCTCGCTCGGATGCGGCTGGCAGACGACGAACCGCAGGACGCCTGGGCGATCGCAGCGGCGGCGTTGGAGACGTTGCGCTCCGCCGCTGCCTGGGTTCGCAGCACCGGTCTGATCCCCGTGGCCGTCAAGGCCGCGCTGGGCTGCGGTCAGCGTTGCGTCGCAGAGGATCTCGTGCTCGAAGGTGAGTCAGCCATCGCTGGCGCCGTCACTCCGGCGGCCGTCGCTGAGCTCCACATCGCACGCGGCACCTTGATGGGCGTCAACGATCCAGTGTCGGCTGCGCAGAGTTTTGAACGTGCGCGGCTGCAATTCGCGGACATCGGACGCCCCTACGATGTCGCCCTGGCTGGCGAGCAACTCGGCGTAGCATTGGCCGCCGCCGGTGACGGCCAGGCCGCCGTTCACTTGCAGGAGGCGCTCTCCGGCTTCGACGCGCTGGGAGCAACCCATGATTTCGCACGCTGCCAACGGACAATGTACGAACTCGGGCTGGCAGGCCCTGTACGGCGCGGCAGACGTGGCTATGGCGATCGGCTTTCCCCACGTGAGCAGCAGGTCGCGGAACTCCTCGCTCAAGGAGCGACCAACCAGGACATCGCGCAGGCGTTGTTCCTGTCGCCGCGGACTGTGGAGACGCATGTCGCCCGGGTGTTGAAGAAGCTCGGCGCCACGAGGGGAAACGTCGCCGACGCACTTCGCAACGCGGGACCGAAGAAGTGA
- a CDS encoding DUF5999 family protein — MITVDQTTKRTEAAPSWFCPHQPPCPTAAATDHNRARIRTTHPEQGWTLLCNGAISFDDTGELLPDGRTIPPQRTGLYPAS; from the coding sequence ATGATCACTGTCGACCAGACCACGAAACGCACCGAAGCCGCTCCGTCCTGGTTCTGCCCGCACCAGCCGCCGTGCCCCACGGCCGCCGCAACAGACCACAACCGGGCCCGCATCCGGACCACGCACCCAGAGCAGGGCTGGACCCTGTTGTGCAACGGCGCTATCTCCTTCGACGACACCGGCGAGCTGCTGCCGGACGGCCGGACCATCCCGCCGCAGCGCACTGGGCTCTACCCGGCGAGCTGA
- a CDS encoding diguanylate cyclase domain-containing protein, with protein sequence MFTIALSALPLLTSGYTLGRFCSRSRCRHLRTALTTARHLAEHDPLTGLLNRAGAQSFYESQAASSIVVLVDLDGFKTVNDTWGHQVGDAQLVAIAQRLTDACAPIDAVAGRLSGDEFLLLLPETEPAAAQAQVAAILAQLSTPITHSVVDALQVNITPSASAGIAVPQGGQAWASQLRHADIALYQAKAVGGQAVLYATGMQQPARQDSRETRLRDSDLVNFA encoded by the coding sequence ATGTTCACAATCGCCCTCAGTGCCCTACCGTTGCTGACCTCTGGATACACGCTGGGCCGCTTTTGCTCCCGGTCGCGGTGCCGGCACCTGCGCACCGCCCTGACCACAGCGCGCCACCTGGCGGAACACGACCCGCTCACCGGGCTCCTGAACCGAGCCGGCGCGCAATCCTTCTACGAGTCCCAGGCGGCTTCGAGCATCGTCGTCCTGGTCGACCTCGACGGATTCAAAACCGTCAACGACACCTGGGGCCACCAGGTCGGAGACGCACAACTGGTCGCCATCGCCCAACGTCTCACTGACGCCTGCGCGCCGATCGACGCAGTGGCCGGCCGGCTGTCCGGCGATGAGTTCCTGCTCCTGCTGCCCGAAACCGAGCCGGCTGCGGCCCAAGCTCAGGTGGCGGCGATCCTGGCACAGCTCAGCACGCCGATCACTCACTCGGTCGTTGATGCGCTGCAGGTCAACATCACACCGAGCGCATCGGCAGGTATCGCGGTCCCGCAGGGAGGCCAGGCTTGGGCAAGCCAGCTAAGGCACGCGGACATCGCCCTGTACCAGGCAAAGGCGGTGGGCGGGCAGGCGGTCCTCTACGCCACCGGAATGCAGCAACCCGCACGCCAGGACAGTCGCGAAACCCGGCTTCGCGACTCAGACCTCGTGAACTTCGCTTGA
- a CDS encoding MazG nucleotide pyrophosphohydrolase domain-containing protein, which translates to MQPLDQEQPLSVIQAYVAAMELERGFSDRDVLSQALLLGEEVGELNKAIRKRQKHLSVDPESRVGEVDEELADILIVMCSIANRYGIDLDEALRKKEARNELRRWT; encoded by the coding sequence ATGCAACCGCTCGACCAGGAACAACCCCTCAGCGTGATTCAGGCCTATGTTGCCGCCATGGAGCTTGAACGCGGCTTCTCTGACCGCGACGTCCTGTCGCAGGCCCTTCTGCTCGGCGAAGAGGTCGGAGAGCTGAACAAGGCGATTCGTAAGCGACAGAAGCACCTCTCCGTCGATCCCGAATCCCGCGTCGGGGAGGTCGACGAAGAACTTGCAGACATTCTGATCGTCATGTGCTCTATCGCGAACCGCTACGGCATCGACCTGGACGAGGCACTGCGGAAGAAGGAAGCCCGCAACGAGCTGCGCCGCTGGACCTGA
- a CDS encoding DNA glycosylase AlkZ-like family protein: protein MFELLRAAESNPIDGAQADNLWNWLLERQGLAEHTHIASVPAIADAALGLHAARLPSPYATVAARSASAEVPMSLFTETTRTSVITVRCMRKTLHTLPLPLAAAAHAATAHFRVRDALRQVTNAGVPPTQVDKAIAALTTILEEDGPTFHRDLECRLGRRGFALTTARLAIKVGWERGVLCYLNRTTGWNREIRTFGLTSVAYPGVDLHQPREHATAVLIGAYFDRYGPASIRDAMWWSALPASAITQALADTGRELLALTTPWTDDPVYMFRDRFEQFTESAVQRPSERISFLAHEDVALKAYNQTRSRYLGDLPERAVFNQIGEVLPTVMIDGRLVGTWSWNKAARRVEPALVRGRTSPQQRNLVRARAEMLSGTLLRGWQNTNGVGGAGSIPSHQDELDLVW from the coding sequence ATGTTTGAGCTGCTGCGTGCCGCCGAATCGAACCCGATCGACGGCGCGCAAGCCGACAACCTGTGGAACTGGCTGCTAGAGCGTCAGGGCCTTGCCGAGCACACACATATCGCCAGCGTGCCGGCCATCGCCGACGCGGCGCTCGGGCTGCACGCCGCGCGACTGCCATCCCCGTACGCCACCGTCGCCGCGCGCTCCGCCAGCGCCGAGGTACCGATGAGTCTGTTCACTGAGACGACCAGGACCTCGGTGATAACCGTGCGTTGCATGCGCAAGACGCTGCACACCCTGCCGTTGCCCTTGGCCGCAGCTGCCCATGCTGCCACCGCCCACTTCCGTGTTCGAGACGCGCTGCGCCAAGTCACCAATGCCGGCGTTCCGCCGACCCAGGTTGATAAGGCGATCGCAGCCCTGACAACGATCCTGGAGGAGGATGGACCAACATTTCATCGCGATCTGGAGTGCAGGCTCGGCCGTCGCGGGTTCGCTCTGACCACTGCACGCTTGGCGATCAAGGTTGGATGGGAGCGCGGCGTGCTGTGCTACCTGAACCGCACCACCGGTTGGAACCGGGAGATCCGCACCTTTGGGCTGACCAGCGTGGCGTATCCGGGCGTCGACCTCCATCAGCCTCGCGAGCACGCGACTGCAGTCCTCATCGGCGCCTACTTCGACAGGTACGGGCCAGCTAGCATTCGTGACGCCATGTGGTGGTCGGCCCTGCCCGCCTCGGCTATCACACAAGCATTGGCCGACACCGGCCGCGAGCTGCTGGCGCTGACAACGCCGTGGACTGATGACCCCGTCTACATGTTCCGCGACCGGTTCGAACAATTTACCGAATCCGCTGTACAGCGGCCGTCGGAGCGGATTAGCTTCCTGGCCCACGAAGATGTAGCGCTGAAAGCATATAACCAGACCCGCTCGCGCTACCTCGGCGACCTGCCGGAGCGCGCAGTGTTCAACCAGATCGGTGAAGTCCTTCCCACCGTGATGATCGACGGCAGACTCGTTGGCACCTGGTCGTGGAACAAGGCCGCCCGGCGCGTCGAACCTGCGCTCGTTCGGGGCCGGACGAGCCCACAGCAGCGCAACCTCGTCCGTGCGCGCGCCGAGATGCTGTCCGGCACATTGCTTCGCGGCTGGCAGAACACGAACGGCGTCGGCGGTGCCGGATCAATCCCCAGCCATCAGGATGAGCTCGATCTCGTCTGGTAG